A genomic region of Jeotgalibaca ciconiae contains the following coding sequences:
- a CDS encoding glycoside hydrolase family 43 protein, whose product MKIMNPILKGFNPDPSMCRVGEDYYIATSTFEWFPGVQIHHSKDLVNWQLVSQPLNTTDLLDMRGNPDSGGVWAPQLSYQDGKFWLIYSDVKVVEGNTWKDGYNYLTTCDTIDGEWSRPIYLNGSGFDPSLFHDEDGRKYLINMLWDPRVGNHQFYGIVLQEYDHTEKKLIGNPEIIFKGTEWGLVEAPHLYKMNGYYYLLTAEGGTKYEHQATIARSKDLRGPYEVHPGNPLITSYPYPDIELQKAGHASIVETQNGEWYLAHLTGRPIRPEDMKLAQGRGFCPLGRETALQKLYWENDWPYVLGGNKPSLEIEAPDLPEQKWETNYLEKDDFDSANLNIHFQTLRIPFNEDIGSLEDRSGYLRLYGRESFHSLFTQSFVARRWQSFEFEAETKVEFNPESFQQQAGLVCYYNTRNWTSLHLTWNEQKGKVLDLVNCEKFITTRPIAGNEISVPEGVEEVYLKVNVNKKFYQYSYSFDGETWHKIEVRFDSYKLSDDYIEQAGFFTGAFVGMSCIDTSGRRKHADFDYFRYKEM is encoded by the coding sequence ATGAAAATTATGAATCCGATTTTAAAAGGTTTTAATCCAGATCCAAGTATGTGTAGAGTTGGAGAAGATTACTATATTGCAACATCAACATTTGAATGGTTCCCGGGAGTACAAATTCATCATTCAAAAGATTTGGTTAATTGGCAATTAGTAAGTCAACCTTTAAATACAACTGATTTATTAGATATGAGAGGAAATCCAGATTCTGGAGGAGTATGGGCTCCACAACTAAGTTATCAAGACGGTAAATTCTGGTTAATCTATTCTGATGTGAAGGTTGTAGAAGGAAATACCTGGAAAGATGGCTATAACTACTTAACAACTTGTGACACCATTGACGGTGAATGGAGTAGACCCATTTATTTAAATGGATCAGGATTTGATCCATCACTCTTTCACGATGAAGATGGAAGAAAGTATTTAATTAATATGTTATGGGATCCTCGAGTAGGTAATCATCAATTTTACGGTATTGTACTACAAGAGTATGATCATACTGAAAAAAAATTAATTGGAAATCCTGAAATAATTTTCAAAGGCACTGAGTGGGGACTTGTAGAAGCACCTCATCTTTATAAAATGAATGGCTATTATTATTTATTGACTGCTGAAGGTGGGACGAAGTATGAACATCAAGCTACAATCGCTCGATCAAAGGATTTAAGAGGACCGTATGAGGTACATCCTGGTAATCCATTAATAACTTCTTATCCCTATCCAGATATTGAGCTACAAAAAGCGGGACATGCATCAATTGTAGAAACACAAAATGGTGAGTGGTATTTAGCACATTTGACAGGTAGGCCTATTAGACCAGAAGATATGAAATTAGCACAAGGAAGAGGGTTTTGTCCTTTAGGCCGCGAAACAGCTCTACAAAAATTATATTGGGAAAATGATTGGCCATACGTATTAGGAGGAAATAAACCAAGTTTAGAAATAGAAGCTCCTGATTTACCAGAACAAAAATGGGAAACAAATTATCTGGAAAAAGACGATTTTGATTCAGCAAATTTAAATATTCATTTCCAAACATTACGTATACCTTTCAATGAAGATATTGGTTCTTTAGAAGATCGCTCAGGGTACTTACGTTTATATGGAAGAGAATCTTTCCATTCATTGTTCACACAATCATTCGTAGCAAGAAGATGGCAAAGTTTTGAATTTGAAGCAGAGACAAAAGTAGAATTTAATCCAGAAAGCTTCCAGCAACAAGCCGGATTAGTGTGTTACTACAATACCCGCAACTGGACAAGTCTACATTTAACTTGGAATGAGCAAAAAGGAAAAGTACTGGATTTAGTAAATTGTGAAAAATTCATTACGACACGTCCAATTGCAGGAAATGAAATCAGTGTTCCGGAAGGCGTAGAAGAAGTGTATTTAAAAGTAAATGTAAACAAGAAGTTCTATCAATACTCATATTCATTTGATGGAGAGACATGGCATAAAATTGAAGTTAGATTTGACTCCTATAAACTGTCAGATGATTATATTGAACAAGCTGGATTTTTTACAGGAGCATTTGTAGGTATGAGTTGTATTGATACTTCTGGCAGACGTAAGCATGCCGACTTTGATTATTTCAGATATAAAGAAATGTAG
- a CDS encoding glycosyl hydrolase 115 family protein: protein MFGPKYITFEFVEDTFPVVNQDGATKIHYSENEHESVKRAIQDLQKDIFKVTSRQPELKNSLPKKEKAIVIGTLGTDDWLEKLISKVDLENLKGKWESFLIQTIKVPQFEEILVIVGSDNRGAIYGIYDLVEKMGVSPWYWWMDVPILSRSEVYVKKGSYFQGEPSVQYRGFFLNDEGPSLMTWVRKNYPDFTHEFYEKIFELTLRLKANYHWPAMWDSTFYEDDEKNIVTANRYGVVIGTSHHEPMNRPHGDWKKHKKGPWDYHTNRDYLYDFWREGIERSKNYETIINLGMRGDGDEAMEGNLTFEEKSQLLEKIVEDQRKIIKETHNDKKLEEVPQLWALYKEVKDYYDAGMTVPDDVTLLWGDDNFGNIRRLPTESEQSRKGGAGIYYHLDYVGGPRNYKWVNTVPIEKIWEQMHKSYAYNATKIWILNVGDLKPMEFQMEFFLRMAWNVDDFSKDSLWDYSVDWANYYFGEEFGLRVAKIIHGYSKQNGRIKPEMLNGVELYSHQHYQEAERILNEFEEIIELAEELMNNLPEEKKDTFFQVAYYPAKASFTVLKLHLLAEKSKLYSEKERSSANVAAREAELLFLEDKMLAFDYNKRTALGKWNHMMDQIHIGYTYWQQPEEQVMPEVTRYDRKDKGEMDVNVVGNLTTNVFTKREMAVDIYNKGKEPIEIKIESQDEWIQPSLITTKVINQVRITFSIDWKKVPNGENVKGTVVIYQLGTPLKEKLRISVYNPSSDKINQMKGFVPVDGVISIEAEHYSRKKDTKYHSWETIPKYGRTMSSMGIFPVKTDKEYSISEAPILEYDVYFPSAGKYTATIFVAPSLDFTPERGLRLGVTIDEEEFQIIDAVQYGKNGSFHESDWEKSVIYNIRELKVTLDSSEAGNHVIKVAMVDPQVIIQKIILDLGGLQPSYLGPPETPQVGKDYSPISFTEIADYNIVPGNVAFAEREIRIFAEKSGLYRFDGLTGEMLIDSIPLLKQKDTDEVIYHLTSGYHKIAYQNWAESRSHSLSIELIDEDRLVIRPSLRSSEEIIVQLGFLNIDQYSHSYKIKYRLLNEKKQLIGEDCIIGVIEKEGKEMLNKCFEDSIQKGEYKLEVEWETDKSSRKQHFYFKINN from the coding sequence TTGTTTGGACCCAAATATATTACATTTGAATTTGTTGAAGATACTTTTCCAGTAGTCAACCAGGATGGAGCGACAAAAATACATTATTCGGAAAATGAACATGAAAGCGTTAAAAGAGCAATTCAAGATTTACAAAAAGATATTTTTAAAGTAACTTCTCGTCAACCAGAATTAAAAAACTCTTTACCAAAAAAGGAAAAGGCGATTGTAATTGGTACGTTAGGTACTGATGATTGGCTAGAAAAATTAATTTCGAAAGTTGATTTAGAAAATCTAAAAGGGAAATGGGAGTCATTTTTAATCCAGACGATCAAAGTTCCGCAATTTGAAGAAATACTTGTAATTGTAGGAAGTGACAATCGAGGAGCTATTTATGGAATTTATGACTTAGTGGAAAAGATGGGGGTTTCTCCATGGTATTGGTGGATGGATGTTCCAATTTTATCTCGTTCAGAAGTATATGTAAAAAAAGGAAGCTATTTCCAAGGAGAACCTTCTGTTCAATATAGAGGCTTCTTTTTGAATGATGAGGGACCATCTTTAATGACATGGGTACGGAAAAACTATCCTGATTTTACTCATGAATTCTATGAAAAAATTTTTGAGTTAACTTTACGATTAAAGGCTAACTATCATTGGCCAGCAATGTGGGATAGTACTTTCTATGAAGATGATGAGAAAAATATTGTAACGGCAAATCGATATGGTGTTGTTATTGGAACTTCCCATCACGAACCGATGAACCGTCCTCATGGTGACTGGAAGAAACATAAAAAAGGACCATGGGATTATCATACAAACAGGGACTATCTTTATGATTTCTGGAGAGAAGGTATCGAAAGAAGTAAAAATTATGAAACTATCATCAATCTAGGGATGCGAGGAGATGGTGATGAAGCAATGGAGGGAAATCTGACTTTTGAAGAAAAAAGTCAGTTACTTGAAAAAATTGTAGAAGATCAACGAAAAATTATTAAAGAGACTCACAATGATAAGAAGCTGGAAGAGGTTCCTCAATTATGGGCTCTCTATAAAGAAGTGAAAGATTATTATGATGCCGGAATGACTGTTCCTGACGATGTTACGTTATTATGGGGTGATGATAATTTTGGAAATATACGTAGATTGCCAACTGAATCGGAGCAGAGTAGAAAAGGTGGAGCAGGTATATACTACCACCTTGATTATGTAGGAGGACCACGTAATTATAAATGGGTAAATACCGTTCCAATTGAAAAGATTTGGGAACAAATGCATAAATCGTACGCATATAATGCTACTAAAATATGGATTTTGAATGTTGGCGATTTAAAACCGATGGAATTTCAAATGGAATTTTTCTTGCGTATGGCGTGGAATGTGGATGATTTCTCCAAAGATTCATTATGGGATTATAGTGTTGATTGGGCAAATTATTATTTTGGTGAAGAGTTTGGTTTAAGAGTAGCAAAGATTATACATGGTTATTCTAAACAAAATGGAAGAATAAAGCCTGAAATGTTAAATGGAGTTGAACTATATAGCCATCAACACTATCAAGAAGCAGAACGAATATTAAATGAATTCGAAGAAATCATTGAATTGGCGGAAGAATTAATGAATAACCTTCCTGAAGAGAAAAAAGATACATTCTTCCAAGTTGCTTATTATCCAGCAAAAGCATCATTTACCGTATTGAAACTTCACTTACTTGCTGAGAAAAGTAAATTGTACTCAGAAAAAGAAAGAAGCAGCGCAAATGTAGCAGCAAGGGAAGCAGAATTGCTCTTTCTAGAAGATAAAATGCTAGCTTTTGATTATAACAAACGTACAGCATTAGGAAAATGGAATCACATGATGGATCAAATTCATATTGGATACACCTATTGGCAACAACCTGAAGAACAGGTCATGCCAGAAGTTACTCGTTATGATAGAAAAGATAAAGGTGAAATGGATGTTAATGTGGTTGGAAATTTAACGACTAATGTATTTACGAAGAGAGAAATGGCTGTTGATATTTATAATAAAGGGAAAGAGCCGATTGAAATTAAAATAGAAAGTCAAGATGAATGGATTCAACCTTCTTTAATAACTACTAAAGTGATTAATCAAGTTCGTATTACATTCTCCATTGATTGGAAGAAAGTACCAAACGGAGAGAATGTTAAAGGTACTGTAGTCATTTATCAATTAGGAACTCCATTAAAAGAAAAATTAAGAATTTCAGTTTATAATCCTTCTTCCGATAAAATTAATCAAATGAAAGGATTTGTTCCTGTAGACGGGGTCATATCAATTGAAGCGGAGCATTATTCACGAAAAAAAGATACGAAGTATCACAGCTGGGAAACAATTCCGAAATATGGACGAACAATGTCTTCTATGGGAATCTTTCCAGTAAAAACGGATAAAGAATATTCAATTTCTGAAGCTCCAATTTTGGAATATGACGTATATTTTCCATCTGCAGGAAAATATACAGCAACAATATTCGTAGCGCCATCACTCGATTTCACACCTGAAAGAGGGTTACGTCTAGGAGTGACAATTGATGAGGAGGAGTTCCAAATTATTGATGCAGTCCAGTATGGAAAAAATGGTAGTTTCCACGAATCAGACTGGGAAAAAAGTGTGATTTATAACATTCGAGAATTAAAAGTTACTTTGGATAGTAGTGAAGCAGGTAACCATGTAATAAAAGTAGCAATGGTTGATCCACAAGTAATTATACAAAAAATCATCTTGGATCTAGGAGGCTTGCAACCATCATATCTTGGGCCACCTGAAACACCACAAGTGGGTAAAGACTATTCTCCGATTTCGTTCACTGAAATTGCTGACTATAATATCGTACCTGGTAATGTAGCATTTGCTGAAAGAGAGATTCGTATATTTGCAGAAAAATCAGGATTATATCGATTTGATGGTCTAACCGGTGAAATGTTGATTGATTCTATTCCACTTTTAAAACAAAAAGATACAGACGAAGTAATCTATCATTTAACTTCAGGATATCATAAAATAGCATATCAAAATTGGGCAGAATCGAGAAGTCATTCATTATCCATTGAACTGATAGATGAAGATAGATTGGTCATTCGGCCTTCGCTCCGATCGTCAGAAGAAATAATTGTTCAGTTAGGATTTTTGAATATTGATCAGTATTCCCATTCCTATAAAATAAAATATCGTCTACTGAATGAAAAAAAACAGCTAATTGGCGAAGATTGTATAATTGGTGTAATAGAAAAAGAAGGAAAAGAGATGTTAAATAAGTGCTTCGAAGATTCTATCCAAAAAGGAGAATACAAACTAGAAGTTGAATGGGAGACAGATAAATCTTCGAGAAAACAACATTTTTATTTCAAAATTAATAACTAG
- a CDS encoding endo-1,4-beta-xylanase: protein MANKKMTLHEVYKDYFRIGAAVNTKTVLEDKDLISTHFNSITAENEMKFELLHPRENEYTFEAADSIVDFAKQHNIEMRGHTLVWHNQTPRWVFENESGSLVTREVLLNRLQEHIKTVMEHFKDPFYSWDVVNEAVEDHGNFLLRKSPWLEIIGEDFIDKAFYFAKEANPVSNLYYNDYNESHPEKREKIYKLVEGLVARGVPIDGIGLQGHWNLNNPSIEDIRKAIERYASLGLKLEITEMDISVFDFEDTRTDLVQPTNQMLEIQAEKYENVFKLFREYSEHIESVTFWGVSDRYTWLSDFPVKDRKNWPLVFDKDGKPKKSFESITDFFD, encoded by the coding sequence GTGGCCAATAAAAAAATGACATTACACGAAGTATATAAAGACTATTTTAGAATAGGAGCAGCAGTAAATACTAAAACAGTTTTAGAAGATAAAGATTTAATTAGTACTCATTTTAATAGTATAACTGCTGAAAATGAAATGAAGTTTGAACTTCTTCATCCCAGAGAAAATGAATATACATTTGAAGCTGCTGATTCTATTGTTGATTTCGCAAAACAACATAATATTGAAATGCGTGGACATACTTTAGTATGGCATAATCAGACTCCACGATGGGTTTTTGAAAATGAAAGCGGTTCTCTTGTAACAAGAGAAGTTCTTCTAAACAGACTACAAGAGCATATAAAGACTGTGATGGAACATTTTAAAGACCCGTTTTATTCATGGGATGTTGTAAATGAAGCTGTGGAAGATCACGGTAATTTCTTATTGCGCAAATCTCCTTGGCTAGAGATTATCGGAGAAGATTTTATTGATAAAGCCTTTTATTTTGCAAAAGAAGCAAATCCAGTCAGTAATTTATATTATAATGACTATAACGAATCACATCCTGAAAAAAGAGAAAAAATATACAAACTTGTAGAAGGATTGGTAGCGAGAGGAGTTCCAATAGATGGGATTGGTCTTCAGGGACATTGGAATTTAAACAATCCTTCTATTGAAGATATACGGAAGGCGATTGAAAGATATGCCTCGCTAGGTCTCAAGCTTGAAATAACTGAAATGGATATTTCTGTATTTGATTTTGAAGATACAAGAACGGATTTAGTTCAACCGACTAATCAAATGTTAGAAATACAGGCTGAAAAATATGAAAATGTATTCAAGCTATTTAGAGAATACAGCGAGCATATTGAGAGTGTTACCTTTTGGGGAGTATCAGACAGATACACTTGGTTAAGTGATTTCCCAGTAAAAGACCGGAAAAACTGGCCCCTTGTTTTTGACAAAGACGGTAAGCCTAAAAAGAGTTTTGAAAGCATTACAGATTTTTTTGATTAA
- a CDS encoding ChbG/HpnK family deacetylase codes for MTKYLIITADDFGIDLVTNEAIEELASLGKITSVSLMIPGKAALDAVERIKRIPHLSVGLHVTLTSDLENEKWGCSAPSDSTTPLIDKDGFIHLIDEDGYFYSDMDEFLNKSASDTVISEIAAQYSYGEKLGITFDHLDSHSGVLYGLTGKTFISIAFHFCETHRLPFRFPKQIQALEKMIDHAVSQEIIEIHSQWTKFAEIKGVQLPDLILSNPFSMEKIPTYEHLKEYYLEELRHLPHGITELFLHPSKADSEFFVLPGWQKRVWEYQLLMDQDFHKTLEEERIQLVSWKTVFQNKE; via the coding sequence ATGACAAAATATTTAATCATAACAGCTGATGATTTTGGAATTGATCTGGTAACAAATGAAGCAATTGAAGAATTAGCTAGTCTTGGAAAGATTACCTCTGTTTCACTAATGATTCCTGGAAAAGCAGCTCTGGACGCGGTTGAACGGATAAAAAGAATCCCTCATTTAAGTGTCGGTTTACATGTTACATTAACTTCTGATCTGGAAAACGAAAAATGGGGATGTTCAGCTCCGAGTGATTCAACTACTCCCTTAATTGACAAAGACGGTTTTATTCATCTAATTGACGAAGATGGTTATTTTTATTCTGATATGGATGAATTTTTAAATAAATCTGCTAGTGACACTGTGATTTCTGAAATAGCGGCTCAATACTCTTATGGCGAAAAATTAGGGATTACTTTTGATCATTTAGATAGTCATAGCGGAGTGCTTTACGGCTTAACTGGAAAAACATTTATAAGTATTGCTTTTCATTTTTGTGAAACGCATCGATTGCCTTTCCGTTTTCCCAAACAAATACAAGCACTCGAAAAAATGATTGATCATGCTGTGTCTCAAGAAATCATCGAAATACACAGTCAATGGACTAAGTTTGCAGAAATAAAAGGTGTGCAACTACCAGATTTAATTCTTTCAAATCCTTTTTCGATGGAAAAAATTCCAACATATGAGCATTTAAAAGAATATTATTTGGAGGAGCTGAGACATTTACCTCATGGGATTACGGAATTATTTTTACATCCATCAAAAGCAGACAGTGAGTTTTTTGTTTTACCTGGATGGCAGAAAAGGGTTTGGGAGTATCAACTATTAATGGATCAAGATTTTCATAAAACACTTGAAGAAGAAAGGATTCAGTTGGTTTCTTGGAAAACAGTTTTTCAAAATAAAGAATAG
- a CDS encoding sialate O-acetylesterase — MQNKEVILNMSNFFSEGMVLQMEKPLLIWGKDLPLMRISVSFKGKIHHTISRANGYWEIQLGKHQHGGPYRLQINGSSSKTIDDIYIGEVWLAGGQSNMELPIHRVYDSYRKEIDEANYPLIRQFQVPMTYNFTNPQEEIVEGRWISATQKHIQNFSALAFFYAKKLYEELGVPIGILHTAVGGTPIEAWISEDTLRKLGGFEEDFLFLKDSEKVAKTIRNDELRAKKWYEKLASLDKGFIDKPWYETDSNHINWKSIKLPQMFHNTPLENISGSIWFKKEFFIEDELLHDENKVLWLGTLIDSDDTFINGIRIGRTDYRYPPRKYKLDKNVLKKGKNILVVRLEVVNKIGGFIPNNFYGIKSKNCRLSFDDCWSYCIGAEMKQSIEPTTFFQYKPSGVYNAMIYPLKKYPVRGFLFYQGESNTGKPARYAEYFEALINDWRNLWREKLPFYFIQLANYTEPTVLIDDRKWAELRFQQSLISRDVDNTGMVSAIDVGIENELHPPDKKTLGNRLANWALDEIYSIPTSHKNPEIEEIQKYGNQYVLSFGPSVKQLKLINGTKVDIELLDKNNKWHSVNSIIEQNKIIVSFNNEDEYQEIRYAWRNNPSGILLEENSELPILPFKLSLTEIADASK, encoded by the coding sequence ATGCAAAATAAAGAGGTAATATTGAACATGTCTAACTTTTTTAGTGAAGGCATGGTTTTACAAATGGAAAAACCTTTATTAATTTGGGGAAAAGATTTACCTTTAATGAGAATATCAGTTTCGTTTAAAGGAAAAATACATCACACAATCAGTAGAGCAAATGGCTATTGGGAAATTCAATTGGGTAAACATCAGCATGGGGGTCCCTATCGACTCCAAATAAATGGGAGTTCTAGTAAAACGATTGATGATATCTACATAGGTGAAGTCTGGCTTGCTGGTGGTCAGTCCAATATGGAACTTCCAATCCATAGAGTATATGATTCATATAGAAAAGAAATTGATGAAGCAAACTACCCACTTATAAGACAATTTCAAGTTCCAATGACGTATAATTTTACAAATCCTCAAGAAGAAATTGTTGAAGGTAGATGGATATCCGCAACTCAAAAACATATTCAGAATTTTTCTGCTTTAGCGTTTTTCTATGCAAAAAAATTGTATGAAGAACTGGGTGTTCCGATAGGAATTTTACATACTGCTGTCGGAGGAACTCCAATTGAAGCTTGGATAAGCGAAGATACATTACGAAAATTAGGTGGATTCGAAGAGGATTTTTTGTTTCTTAAAGATTCCGAAAAAGTTGCAAAAACGATAAGAAATGATGAACTTAGAGCAAAAAAATGGTATGAAAAATTAGCATCGTTAGATAAAGGCTTCATAGATAAGCCTTGGTACGAGACAGATTCAAATCATATCAATTGGAAAAGTATTAAACTCCCTCAAATGTTTCATAACACTCCTTTGGAGAATATATCTGGATCAATTTGGTTTAAAAAAGAATTCTTCATAGAAGATGAATTATTGCATGATGAAAACAAAGTACTTTGGTTGGGAACATTGATTGATTCGGATGATACTTTTATAAATGGCATTCGTATAGGCCGTACAGATTATCGGTATCCTCCTAGAAAATACAAGTTGGATAAAAATGTTCTTAAAAAAGGGAAAAATATCTTAGTCGTGAGACTAGAGGTAGTGAATAAAATAGGAGGTTTTATACCTAATAACTTTTATGGTATTAAATCTAAAAATTGTCGCTTGTCCTTTGATGATTGTTGGAGCTATTGCATAGGTGCAGAGATGAAGCAATCGATAGAACCTACTACATTTTTTCAATATAAGCCTTCGGGAGTTTATAATGCAATGATTTACCCATTAAAAAAATATCCTGTTCGAGGGTTTTTATTTTACCAAGGAGAATCAAATACTGGAAAACCAGCAAGATATGCAGAATATTTTGAAGCATTAATAAATGATTGGAGAAATTTATGGAGAGAAAAATTACCGTTTTATTTTATCCAATTAGCTAATTATACGGAACCAACTGTACTTATTGATGATCGCAAGTGGGCAGAATTGCGTTTTCAACAAAGTTTAATCAGTAGGGACGTAGATAATACGGGGATGGTTTCAGCGATAGATGTTGGTATAGAAAACGAACTACATCCACCTGATAAGAAAACTCTTGGAAACCGCCTAGCTAATTGGGCTTTGGATGAAATATATTCCATACCAACATCTCATAAAAATCCAGAAATAGAAGAAATTCAAAAATATGGAAATCAATATGTTTTATCTTTTGGCCCATCAGTAAAACAGTTAAAACTCATAAATGGAACAAAAGTTGATATTGAATTGCTAGATAAAAATAATAAATGGCACTCTGTAAATTCAATTATCGAGCAGAATAAAATAATCGTCTCGTTCAATAATGAAGATGAGTATCAAGAAATACGTTATGCATGGCGAAATAATCCTTCTGGTATTTTGCTGGAAGAAAACAGCGAATTGCCAATTTTACCGTTCAAACTTTCTTTAACGGAAATAGCAGACGCTAGCAAATAA
- a CDS encoding DUF554 domain-containing protein, whose product MGAIVNGVAIFFGGGVGLLLKKGLSERIGTAVMNALSLCVLYIGITGILNGENILIVILSMVIGTLIGEGFDLNEKVNKLGAWIEVKISPPAVNGEVSIAQGFITASLVVCVGAMAIVGSLQSGLTADHGTLYAKSLIDGIAAIIMASSLGFGVLLSGVLVFLYQGTITLCASVLAPLLTETVINEMTCVGSLLIIGLALNMLKITDLKVMNFAPAVFLPIILSLIL is encoded by the coding sequence ATGGGTGCAATAGTAAATGGCGTAGCGATTTTCTTTGGTGGAGGAGTGGGTCTCCTTTTAAAAAAGGGTCTTTCAGAGCGAATCGGTACAGCTGTTATGAATGCATTAAGTTTATGTGTCTTATATATTGGTATTACCGGAATTTTAAATGGTGAAAATATTTTAATCGTTATTTTGTCTATGGTCATTGGTACTTTAATTGGTGAAGGCTTTGATTTGAACGAGAAAGTCAACAAGCTCGGCGCTTGGATTGAAGTGAAAATTTCTCCTCCTGCAGTTAATGGCGAAGTGTCTATTGCACAAGGATTTATTACAGCAAGTCTGGTTGTCTGTGTGGGGGCAATGGCGATTGTAGGCTCTTTACAAAGTGGATTAACTGCCGACCACGGCACCCTTTATGCAAAATCTTTAATCGATGGTATAGCAGCTATCATTATGGCATCGAGTCTAGGGTTTGGGGTCTTGCTTTCTGGAGTACTTGTCTTTCTTTATCAAGGTACGATTACCTTATGCGCAAGTGTACTCGCACCCTTATTAACTGAAACGGTTATTAATGAAATGACTTGTGTAGGATCATTATTAATTATTGGTTTAGCATTGAATATGCTAAAAATCACTGATTTAAAAGTAATGAACTTCGCACCAGCAGTATTTTTACCAATTATTTTGAGCTTGATTTTGTAA
- a CDS encoding DUF975 family protein, with the protein MSVKNIREEALLKLKGNWLLAMVGYVMTFFIPTILSQILLSVSNQNNAILFNSLFFNGGTIDYVSLISENFLLLLFLMIIFFSFGILRTSYRWLALDIINNKDFSIKSIFQVLDNKVFWKTCQLILMRTTLIMLWSMLFIIPGIIKGYEYSQAINVLKENPEMKIIETLKISVQKMKGYKRVFLVLQLSYILWYFIPTILYVLFIWANWSNVQVGFDMGADGISIVFGLALGILTMFGSVMFLCSFYVEPFKATAKQVFYKAIMNEEFLLKINDNRDSYEQKLVKK; encoded by the coding sequence ATGTCGGTAAAAAATATTAGAGAAGAAGCGTTACTAAAATTAAAAGGAAACTGGTTACTAGCAATGGTTGGATATGTGATGACTTTTTTCATACCAACAATATTATCTCAAATATTACTTAGTGTGAGTAATCAGAATAATGCTATTCTGTTCAATTCGTTATTTTTTAATGGAGGAACAATAGATTATGTGTCATTGATTTCCGAAAATTTTCTCCTGCTATTATTTTTAATGATTATCTTTTTTTCTTTTGGGATTCTTCGCACGAGTTATCGTTGGTTAGCTTTAGATATTATCAATAATAAAGATTTCTCGATTAAATCTATTTTCCAAGTATTAGACAATAAAGTGTTTTGGAAAACATGTCAATTAATTTTGATGCGCACAACCTTAATAATGTTGTGGAGTATGTTATTTATTATTCCAGGAATTATAAAAGGATATGAATATTCTCAAGCAATCAATGTACTAAAAGAGAATCCTGAGATGAAAATAATAGAAACGCTAAAAATAAGTGTCCAAAAAATGAAAGGATATAAACGAGTATTTTTAGTACTACAATTGTCGTATATATTATGGTACTTTATCCCGACTATTTTATATGTATTATTTATTTGGGCAAACTGGTCGAATGTACAAGTTGGTTTTGATATGGGCGCTGATGGTATTTCAATTGTGTTTGGTTTAGCGCTAGGTATTTTAACCATGTTTGGATCAGTGATGTTTCTCTGCTCATTTTATGTTGAACCATTTAAAGCAACTGCAAAACAAGTTTTTTATAAGGCAATTATGAATGAGGAATTCTTGTTAAAAATAAATGACAATAGAGATTCTTATGAACAAAAGTTAGTAAAAAAATAA